One genomic window of Desulfovibrio gilichinskyi includes the following:
- a CDS encoding ferritin, whose amino-acid sequence MSNKVLEKALNEHLNAEFYSAYLYLSMSAYFSDLGLSGFANWMRVQTQEEQFHATKFYDYIIQRGGKVILTAIEGPETEWKSPLDAIQAVLEHEQKVTSLINNLINLAIEEKDHATNIFLQWFITEQVEEEDNVNAVLNKLRLTGGDGNGMFSLDKELSMRVYTPPTTA is encoded by the coding sequence ATGTCCAATAAAGTTCTTGAAAAAGCTTTGAACGAGCATTTAAATGCTGAATTCTACTCCGCTTACCTCTACCTTTCCATGTCAGCTTATTTCAGCGACCTCGGATTGAGCGGGTTTGCCAACTGGATGAGAGTTCAGACACAGGAAGAGCAGTTCCATGCTACGAAATTCTATGACTACATAATTCAGCGCGGTGGAAAGGTTATTCTAACTGCGATTGAAGGTCCGGAAACCGAGTGGAAAAGCCCTCTTGATGCTATTCAGGCAGTTCTTGAACACGAGCAGAAAGTAACCTCACTTATCAATAATCTGATAAATCTGGCTATTGAGGAAAAAGATCACGCTACCAATATCTTCCTGCAATGGTTCATAACGGAACAGGTTGAAGAAGAAGATAACGTGAACGCAGTACTCAACAAACTCAGACTTACCGGAGGCGATGGCAACGGTATGTTCTCTCTTGATAAAGAACTAAGCATGCGTGTTTACACTCCTCCGACCACTGCATAA
- a CDS encoding RHS repeat-associated core domain-containing protein produces the protein MVADEQGNEVKRIIYDSFGNLLFDSNEKFDTYIGFATGLTDKDTGLIHFGHREYYPATGRFITPDPLGFAGGDVDVYGYCLDDPINFYDRTGLEGKSEEKKDKRKESLSSTQYAAKLNSIEKSRRKEQIEKIHSDTDTKFHKYEGIPVGPDGVSVDKNIHKAKEFAESVKSEPLGFIKKAEYLYKHYASGREQDYKRLNHNYERFGNFNFGASASALGIPKWEAKAGAGLYQIRSGTSKINYINSFGDDPKDQYDIDKGYKYHEQKSKSKKTK, from the coding sequence ATGGTTGCGGACGAACAAGGTAATGAGGTAAAGCGGATTATATATGATTCGTTTGGCAATCTGTTATTCGATAGTAATGAAAAATTTGATACTTACATTGGGTTTGCCACAGGTTTAACAGATAAAGATACCGGACTTATCCACTTTGGACATCGTGAATACTATCCCGCCACCGGAAGATTCATAACTCCTGACCCGCTAGGTTTTGCGGGCGGAGACGTGGATGTTTACGGGTATTGCCTTGATGATCCTATTAATTTTTATGACCGGACGGGGCTTGAGGGGAAGAGTGAGGAGAAAAAGGATAAAAGGAAAGAATCGCTGTCTTCTACGCAATATGCAGCAAAACTTAACTCAATTGAAAAAAGCAGGCGCAAAGAACAAATTGAAAAGATTCATAGTGACACTGATACTAAATTTCACAAATACGAAGGTATTCCTGTTGGCCCGGATGGAGTGAGCGTAGATAAAAATATTCATAAAGCAAAAGAATTTGCGGAATCAGTTAAGAGTGAGCCGCTCGGTTTTATAAAAAAAGCTGAGTATCTTTACAAACACTACGCATCGGGAAGAGAGCAAGATTATAAAAGATTAAACCACAATTATGAAAGATTTGGCAATTTTAATTTTGGAGCTTCAGCTAGCGCATTAGGAATACCTAAATGGGAAGCTAAAGCTGGAGCAGGGCTTTACCAAATACGCAGTGGAACCTCAAAAATTAATTATATAAACTCTTTTGGAGACGATCCTAAAGATCAATATGACATAGATAAAGGCTACAAATATCATGAGCAAAAAAGCAAATCTAAAAAAACAAAATAA
- a CDS encoding RHS repeat-associated core domain-containing protein → MHFGHREYDPATGRFITPDPIGFAGGDVDVYGYCLDDPINFYDRTGLAQVYERRLKGLEFLDSAEAKIVINKLKKIPYGGMLAPFEGVADKLIDAANIKLKHEYIKYDKTDVSKDEKTNSGFSKRGVTHDENGKETPI, encoded by the coding sequence ATCCACTTTGGACATCGTGAATACGATCCCGCCACCGGAAGATTCATTACTCCTGACCCCATAGGTTTTGCGGGCGGGGACGTGGATGTTTACGGGTATTGTCTTGATGATCCTATTAATTTTTATGATCGGACGGGGCTTGCTCAAGTTTATGAGAGACGATTAAAAGGACTTGAATTTTTAGACAGTGCTGAGGCCAAAATTGTAATAAATAAACTTAAGAAAATTCCTTACGGGGGAATGTTAGCTCCTTTCGAAGGTGTAGCAGATAAGCTTATTGACGCTGCAAATATTAAACTTAAGCATGAATATATAAAATACGACAAAACAGATGTATCAAAAGATGAAAAAACAAATTCAGGGTTCTCTAAAAGAGGAGTTACTCATGACGAAAATGGTAAGGAGACTCCTATATGA